In the genome of Pigmentiphaga litoralis, one region contains:
- the serC gene encoding 3-phosphoserine/phosphohydroxythreonine transaminase: MKRPYNFSAGPAALPETVLQRAAAEMLDWQGSGMSVMEMSHRGKHFSQICDEAEADLRELLAIPDDYAALFMQGGGLAENAIVPMNLIGLREAQAADFVLSGSWAVKSYKEARRYGNVAVAATAEQATEINGVQQAPWTYMPDPSTWKVRPESSYLHICSNETIGGVEFPDWPDLASLGAPDTVLSIDASSHILSRPMDVTRAGVVFAGAQKNIGPAGLTIVIVRKDLLGKALPICPSAFDYAIVAENDSRYNTPPTYAIYIAGLVFKWLKEQGGLAGMEALNTAKARALYDYIDSSSFYRNPVEPSVRSRMNVPFILHDDALNAAFLKEADAAGLLQLKGHKSVGGMRASIYNAMPMEGIQALIAFMKSFEQSHG, translated from the coding sequence ATGAAACGTCCTTATAACTTCTCTGCCGGTCCGGCCGCATTGCCGGAAACCGTGTTGCAGCGCGCCGCTGCCGAAATGCTCGATTGGCAGGGCAGCGGCATGTCGGTGATGGAAATGAGTCATCGCGGCAAGCACTTCAGCCAGATCTGCGACGAGGCCGAAGCCGACCTGCGGGAACTGCTGGCGATTCCCGACGACTACGCGGCGCTGTTCATGCAGGGCGGCGGGCTGGCCGAAAACGCGATCGTTCCGATGAACCTGATCGGACTGCGCGAAGCGCAGGCAGCCGACTTCGTGCTGAGCGGGTCGTGGGCGGTCAAGTCGTACAAGGAAGCGCGCCGCTACGGCAACGTGGCGGTGGCGGCCACGGCCGAACAGGCGACCGAGATCAACGGCGTGCAGCAGGCGCCGTGGACGTACATGCCCGATCCGTCCACCTGGAAGGTGCGGCCGGAATCGAGCTATCTGCATATCTGCAGCAATGAAACGATCGGTGGCGTCGAATTTCCGGACTGGCCTGACCTGGCCAGCCTGGGCGCCCCCGATACGGTACTGAGCATCGACGCGTCGTCGCACATCCTGTCGCGACCCATGGACGTGACCCGTGCAGGCGTCGTGTTCGCCGGCGCGCAAAAGAATATCGGCCCGGCCGGCCTGACGATCGTCATCGTCCGGAAAGACCTGCTGGGCAAGGCGCTGCCGATCTGCCCGTCCGCGTTCGACTACGCCATCGTGGCCGAGAACGACTCGCGCTACAACACGCCGCCGACCTACGCGATCTATATCGCCGGGCTAGTCTTCAAGTGGTTGAAAGAGCAGGGCGGCCTGGCCGGGATGGAAGCGCTCAATACCGCCAAGGCCCGCGCGCTGTATGACTACATCGACTCGTCGTCTTTCTATCGCAACCCGGTGGAACCGTCGGTGCGTTCACGCATGAACGTGCCGTTCATCCTGCACGACGACGCACTGAATGCGGCGTTCCTGAAGGAAGCGGACGCGGCCGGACTGCTGCAGCTGAAGGGTCATAAAAGCGTGGGCGGCATGCGTGCGTCGATCTACAACGCCATGCCGATGGAAGGGATCCAGGCCCTGATCGCGTTCATGAAGTCGTTCGAGCAAAGCCATGGATGA
- the pheA gene encoding prephenate dehydratase, translating into MDDVLAQKLAPLRARIDAIDAEVFALLTERARTALAVGEVKQHVSGPVLRPEREAQVIRRLQDMNTGPLPGTAIAAIWGEIMSACRALEEPAKVAFLGPQGTYTEVAALAHFGHAVDTVPCINFDEVFRAVEAGRADFGMVALENSNEGAVNRVLDLLLTTSAKVLGERSVPVHHCLMTRSGTLDGVVRVRAHPQALAQCQSWLSEHRPDLIRESASSNAEAARMAAEDPTVAAIASEQAAGLWDLRIVAPHIQDDPHNRTRFLAIGHIEPAPSGKDKTSLILAVPNEAGAVYEMLKPLADNGVSMTRFESRPARTGQWEYYFYVDIEGHQQDAKVATALAVLKSRAAFFKVLGSYPVAP; encoded by the coding sequence ATGGATGACGTGCTTGCGCAGAAGCTCGCGCCGTTGCGCGCGCGTATCGACGCGATCGACGCCGAAGTCTTTGCGCTGCTGACCGAGCGCGCCCGGACCGCGCTGGCCGTGGGCGAGGTCAAGCAGCACGTCAGCGGGCCCGTTTTGCGGCCGGAACGTGAAGCCCAGGTGATCCGCCGGCTGCAGGACATGAACACCGGACCCTTGCCGGGAACGGCGATCGCCGCGATCTGGGGCGAGATCATGTCGGCCTGCCGCGCACTGGAAGAGCCGGCCAAGGTGGCCTTTCTGGGCCCGCAAGGCACCTACACCGAAGTGGCCGCGCTGGCGCATTTTGGCCATGCGGTCGACACCGTGCCGTGCATCAATTTCGACGAAGTGTTCCGCGCGGTCGAAGCGGGGCGTGCCGACTTTGGCATGGTCGCACTTGAAAATTCCAACGAGGGCGCGGTCAATCGCGTGCTCGACCTGCTGCTGACCACGTCGGCCAAGGTGTTGGGCGAACGGTCGGTGCCGGTCCATCATTGCCTGATGACCCGCAGCGGCACGCTGGACGGCGTGGTGCGGGTTCGCGCCCATCCGCAGGCCCTGGCGCAGTGCCAGTCCTGGCTGTCGGAACACCGTCCGGACCTGATCCGCGAGTCGGCGTCCAGCAATGCCGAAGCCGCCCGCATGGCGGCGGAAGATCCCACGGTAGCCGCCATTGCCAGCGAGCAGGCGGCCGGTCTGTGGGACCTGCGCATCGTCGCACCGCATATCCAGGACGACCCGCACAACCGCACCCGTTTCCTGGCGATCGGCCACATCGAACCGGCGCCGTCAGGCAAGGACAAGACCAGCCTGATCCTGGCCGTGCCGAACGAAGCGGGCGCCGTCTACGAAATGCTGAAGCCGCTGGCCGACAACGGCGTGTCCATGACGCGTTTCGAGTCGCGCCCGGCCCGTACGGGCCAGTGGGAGTACTACTTCTACGTCGACATCGAAGGCCATCAGCAGGACGCCAAGGTGGCGACGGCATTGGCGGTACTCAAGTCGCGCGCGGCCTTTTTCAAGGTGCTGGGCTCGTATCCGGTGGCGCCCTGA
- a CDS encoding prephenate dehydrogenase: MTLPTPSTAPGAPLVPVLVVVGVGLIGGSFAAALRQVGQVGKVIGVGRQVASLERARDLGLIDDFLPLEHAVAHADLVLLSVPVGATEATLAALLPHLPEHAVVTDVGSTKRDVIAAARAAMGDRINQFVPGHPIAGSEQSGPDAAQAGLYQGRDVILTPLLQNTRADVEFVQLAWELCGADVRLMTPELHDRALASVSHVPHLLAFAYMGQVIGAPDTALRLDLAGSGFRDFTRIAGGSPDMWRDIFLANSDVLLDEVAQVRGMLDMFERAIRHGDTEQLTMLLQAISSVRRNWGEAHAADASAVDAPSAGGVQSAGDAPPASSPEV; the protein is encoded by the coding sequence ATGACCCTTCCTACTCCTTCGACCGCGCCCGGCGCGCCGCTTGTTCCCGTGCTGGTCGTGGTGGGTGTCGGCCTGATCGGCGGGTCGTTCGCGGCCGCGTTGCGGCAGGTGGGCCAGGTCGGCAAGGTCATTGGCGTGGGCCGCCAGGTGGCGAGCCTGGAGCGCGCACGGGACCTGGGCCTGATCGACGACTTCCTGCCGCTTGAACACGCCGTTGCCCATGCCGATCTGGTACTGCTGTCGGTGCCGGTGGGTGCGACCGAAGCGACCCTGGCCGCGCTGCTGCCGCATCTGCCTGAACACGCGGTCGTGACCGATGTCGGCAGCACCAAACGGGACGTGATCGCCGCTGCGCGAGCCGCGATGGGCGATCGCATCAACCAGTTCGTACCGGGCCATCCGATTGCCGGCAGTGAACAGAGCGGCCCCGATGCGGCGCAGGCCGGCCTGTACCAGGGTCGCGACGTCATCCTGACGCCGCTGCTGCAGAACACCCGCGCCGACGTCGAATTCGTGCAACTGGCCTGGGAGCTATGCGGCGCCGACGTCCGGCTGATGACGCCCGAGTTGCATGACCGGGCGCTGGCCTCGGTCAGTCATGTGCCCCATCTGCTGGCCTTTGCCTACATGGGGCAGGTGATCGGCGCGCCCGACACGGCATTGCGGCTGGATCTGGCCGGCAGCGGTTTCCGGGATTTCACGCGCATCGCGGGCGGATCGCCCGACATGTGGCGCGATATCTTCCTGGCCAATTCCGACGTGCTGCTGGACGAGGTCGCGCAGGTGCGCGGTATGCTCGATATGTTCGAACGGGCGATCCGCCATGGCGACACCGAACAACTGACGATGCTGCTGCAGGCGATTTCATCGGTCCGCCGCAACTGGGGCGAGGCGCATGCCGCCGACGCTTCGGCGGTCGATGCGCCCTCCGCGGGCGGCGTGCAGTCTGCCGGCGATGCGCCGCCTGCATCGTCGCCCGAAGTCTGA